A genomic segment from Pediococcus acidilactici encodes:
- a CDS encoding amino acid racemase — translation MKDFFTIIGGMGTPATESYIRLLNARTPAHRDQDYLNYILVNHATVPDRSTYLMDHSQPNPYPDLLEDIQQQSQLNPAFFVITCNTAHYFYDELQKATTIPIVHMPRETVKQIKKEFPAAKRIGIIGTPGTTTDGIYDRELLAEGYEVIKPTAAIQDLTSKLIFDDIKAQNKVDAQLFYQILRLMTEEQGAQVVILGCTELSYAQEMAHNHSYPVVDSQSVLVDRSIELALKLRK, via the coding sequence ATGAAGGACTTTTTCACAATTATTGGGGGAATGGGCACGCCCGCAACCGAAAGCTACATCCGGTTGCTGAACGCCCGCACACCGGCGCACCGGGATCAGGATTACTTAAACTACATTTTAGTTAATCACGCTACGGTTCCGGATCGCTCCACTTATTTAATGGACCATTCGCAGCCCAACCCGTATCCCGACTTGCTGGAAGATATTCAACAACAAAGTCAGTTGAATCCCGCCTTTTTCGTGATTACTTGCAACACAGCCCATTATTTTTATGACGAGTTGCAAAAGGCTACTACAATTCCAATTGTGCACATGCCGCGTGAAACGGTTAAGCAAATTAAAAAGGAGTTTCCGGCTGCTAAACGGATCGGTATTATTGGCACCCCGGGTACCACGACGGACGGGATTTACGACCGGGAATTACTTGCGGAAGGCTACGAAGTCATTAAACCAACCGCTGCAATTCAGGATTTAACAAGCAAGTTAATTTTTGATGATATCAAGGCCCAAAATAAAGTGGATGCCCAACTGTTCTACCAGATTTTACGGTTAATGACGGAAGAACAGGGCGCCCAAGTAGTTATCTTAGGTTGCACGGAACTTTCTTACGCGCAAGAAATGGCCCATAACCATTCTTATCCGGTAGTCGATTCACAGTCAGTGCTGGTGGATCGTTCAATCGAATTAGCCTTGAAGTTGCGAAAGTAA
- a CDS encoding KxYKxGKxW signal peptide domain-containing protein produces MNKERKEHYKMYKDGKKWIFCSLTVISVALGTGLVSTHAAADTVNKTTTEMPS; encoded by the coding sequence ATGAATAAGGAACGCAAAGAACATTACAAAATGTACAAAGATGGTAAGAAGTGGATTTTTTGCAGTTTAACGGTTATAAGCGTGGCACTTGGCACAGGTTTGGTGAGTACTCATGCGGCAGCCGATACGGTAAATAAAACTACTACCGAAATGCCAAGCTAG
- a CDS encoding N-acetylmannosamine-6-phosphate 2-epimerase — protein sequence MKNRFLDAVKGQLIVSCQALPAEPLHSSFIMARMARAAKMAGAAGIRANSVVDIQAIQDETGLPMIGIAKTDYPDSPVFITPTMKEMRAVAATGVEVVACQVTGQPRPHGEKLADIVKQFRAEFPNTLLMADTDIMENALLADELGFDIIGTTMRGYTPASKGLNIADDDFAYLKELLQKVHHPVVAEGKIDTPAKLKRCIELGCHSVVVGGAITRPLEIASRFVDAIN from the coding sequence ATGAAAAATAGATTTTTAGATGCTGTCAAAGGACAGTTAATTGTTTCTTGTCAAGCGTTACCAGCAGAACCGCTCCATAGTTCCTTTATTATGGCACGGATGGCGCGAGCTGCTAAGATGGCTGGTGCCGCCGGTATCCGAGCAAATTCGGTAGTGGATATCCAAGCAATCCAGGATGAAACTGGTTTGCCAATGATCGGGATTGCCAAGACAGACTATCCAGATTCTCCAGTATTTATTACCCCCACCATGAAAGAAATGCGGGCAGTTGCGGCTACTGGGGTTGAAGTTGTCGCTTGCCAAGTCACTGGACAACCCCGTCCACACGGCGAAAAGCTTGCTGACATCGTCAAACAATTTCGGGCTGAATTTCCAAACACCCTTTTGATGGCCGATACTGACATTATGGAAAACGCCCTGCTGGCTGATGAATTAGGTTTTGATATTATTGGGACCACGATGCGCGGTTATACCCCGGCTTCAAAGGGTTTGAACATTGCCGACGACGATTTTGCCTATCTCAAAGAACTCTTACAAAAGGTGCACCATCCGGTGGTTGCTGAAGGAAAAATCGACACTCCAGCAAAACTAAAACGATGCATTGAATTAGGTTGTCATTCGGTAGTGGTCGGTGGCGCCATTACTCGTCCGTTAGAAATTGCGAGTCGTTTTGTAGATGCAATCAATTAA
- a CDS encoding bacterial Ig-like domain-containing protein, with protein MNEGTTENKSTATTTPNSNAAKTTDNEQAGQSYVNDNRNKTNNDDNPMVSTTDRSTTENHKENPSTKENESSTSKAVDSSNVENDLTTSDGKEKSSTKNDDAKNVKQSSDVTKTKTRVKSQTPSGQFGTSTWYIDENGVLHFSAGTFADTQSVTSFNQNPWFNYQRLIKSIVFDGKVVAGSNCRALFNELTKLQTVENAQNFDVSKVENMNYMFEGDSALEKIDVHNWDTSRVTNMSAMFKGCTELVTLDVSNWDTSQVTDLSSMFAMLSGDGKVSKLKNLDVSNWNTSKVTSMKGVFYRCASLQSLNLVGWNTANVTDMSTLFYGCSGLQELNTSGWNTSKVTNMERMFYLVGVERLDISSFDMTKVRNSTKMLNEMSNLRVIIIGSKNRLIDADLSEPNFPGTRNKWVAVNGGTEKDPHGNTLYTSHNLDFKGPSSPDTYVISEQVIIDGHDSTIIAGPNSKWSPADNFDEASDGTGAPVDLKDITVTGTVDPQTPGDYDITYSYTDAYGRHGSKTITVHVVKSEASINGHDSTLIAGPNSKWTAADNFDEATDAEGNPVDLKNVTVQGKVDPHTPGDYEVTYSYTDVSGNIVSKTITAHVIASQASVDGHDSTLIAGPNSKWNSADNFDGAKDAEGDPVDLKDVTVKGNVNSQVPGDYEVTYSYTDAYGNTVNKTITVHVIASQVNIDGHDSTLIAGPNSKWTAADNFDGATDAEGNPVDLKDVTVKGNVNPQAPGDYEVTYSYTDAYGNTVSKTITVHVKASQVNVNGHDSTLIAGPNSKWTAADNFDGATDAEGNPVDLKDVTVKGNVNPQVPGDYEVTYSYTDAYGNTVSKTITVHVKASQANVDGHDSTVIAGPNSKWTAADNFDGAKDAEGNPVDLKDVTVKGSVNPQVPGDYEVTYSYTDAYGNTVSKTITVHVIKSEASINGHDSTLIAGPNSKWTAADNFDGAKDAEGNPVDIKDVTVKGNVDPQTPGDYEVTYSYTDAYGNVASKTVIVHVNESQASIDAHDSTIIAGPNSKWNPADNFDGATNEFKGGASLSDVVVKGTVNPQVPGDYEITYSYTDACGNEVSKMVTVHVIASQVSVDGHDSTVIAGPDSKWNAADNFDGATDAEGNPVDLKDVTVKGSVDPQTPGDYEITYSYTDAYGNTVSKTVTVHVITSQASVDGHDSTLIAGPDSKWNPADNFDGATDAESNPVDLKDVTVKGNVNPQVPGDYEVTYSYTDAYGNTVSKTITVHVIASQVNVDGHDSTLIAGPNSKWDPADNFDGATDAEGNSVDLKDVTVKGSVNSQVPGDYEITYSYTDAYGNVVSKTITVHVIASQVNIDGHDSTLIAGPDSKWNPADNFDGATDAEGNPVDLKDVTVKGSVNPQVPGDYEVTYSYTDMYGNTVSKTITVHVNASQASVDSHDSTLIAGPDSKWNPADNFNGATDAAGNSVDLKDVTVKGNVDPQTPGDYEVTYSYTDMYGNTVSKTITVHVNASQVNVDGHDSTVIAGPDSKWNPTDNFDGATDAEGNPVDLKDVTVKGNVNPQVPGNYEVTYSYTDAYGNTVSKTITVHVVKSEASINGHDSTLIAGPNSKWTASDNFDGATDAEGNPVDLKDVTVKGSVNPQVPGDYEVTYSYTDAYGNTINKTITIHVIASQVNVGGHDSTLIAGPDSKWNPADNFDGATDAEGNPVDLKDVTVKGSVNPQVPGDYEVTYSYTDVYGNTVSKTITVHVIASQVNVDGHDSTVIAGPDSKWNPADNFDGATDAEGNPVDLKDVTVKGSVNPQVPGDYEVTYSYTDAYGNTVNKTITVHVNASQASVDGHDSTLIAGPNSKWTAADNFDGARDAEGNPVDLKDVTVKGSVNPQVPGDYEVTYSYTDAYGNTVSKTVTVHVKASQASVDGHDSTLIAGPDSKWNPADNFDGATDTEGNPVDLKDVTVKGSVNPQVPGDYEVTYSYTDAYGNTVSKTVTVHVNASQASVDDHDSTLIAGPDSKWNPADNFDGATDAEGNPIDLKDVTVKGNVDPQTPGDYEVTYSYTDAYGNTVNKTITVHVTASQETVDGHDITVVAGPNSTWDPAEDFDGATDAAGHSVDLKDVTVKGNVDPQTPGDYEVTYSYTDAYGNTVSKTVTVHVTASQETVDGHDTTIIAGPNSTWNPLEDFDGAKDAEGNPISLKDVTVKGNVDPHTPGDYEVTYSYTDAYGNQVDKTVVVHVVDSQASVAAHDSTIVGDANASWKAEDNFDGATDANGNLVDFSEVTVEGKVNPNVAGDYVVTYTYTDAYGNVVSKQVVVHVIAGKGSDNDQPTPDTPKSNDDPEDNTSSDSSSNASNDTADNNSETDDNFVPTPNVPETPANPAVKQGRNNNKPTETKFLPKRSVAQSEPANKTTARKLPQTGEVKDELSLVGILGLLVGLMGLAFGIKRKKPRG; from the coding sequence GTGAACGAAGGCACTACCGAAAATAAAAGTACGGCAACAACTACTCCGAACTCGAATGCAGCTAAAACTACGGACAACGAACAAGCTGGCCAGTCGTACGTTAACGACAACCGGAATAAAACTAATAATGATGATAATCCAATGGTTTCAACGACGGACCGTTCGACTACGGAAAATCATAAAGAAAACCCGTCGACTAAGGAAAATGAAAGTTCAACTTCAAAGGCGGTCGATTCATCAAATGTTGAAAACGATTTAACAACTTCCGATGGGAAGGAAAAAAGTTCGACAAAAAATGACGATGCTAAGAATGTAAAACAATCAAGCGACGTTACCAAGACTAAAACACGGGTAAAAAGTCAAACCCCAAGTGGCCAATTTGGGACAAGTACTTGGTATATCGACGAAAATGGGGTACTGCATTTCAGTGCCGGAACCTTTGCGGATACGCAGAGTGTTACCAGTTTTAACCAAAATCCATGGTTCAATTATCAACGGCTAATTAAGTCGATTGTTTTCGATGGAAAAGTGGTTGCTGGAAGCAATTGTAGAGCGCTTTTTAATGAGCTAACTAAATTACAAACCGTAGAAAATGCGCAGAATTTTGACGTGAGCAAAGTCGAAAACATGAATTACATGTTTGAAGGGGATAGCGCGCTAGAAAAAATTGACGTCCATAATTGGGATACTTCGCGGGTTACGAACATGAGTGCAATGTTTAAAGGTTGTACGGAATTAGTTACTCTAGACGTCTCTAACTGGGATACATCACAAGTAACGGATTTGTCGTCAATGTTTGCTATGTTGAGTGGTGATGGCAAAGTATCCAAGTTAAAGAATTTAGATGTATCCAATTGGAACACCTCTAAGGTAACTAGCATGAAGGGTGTATTCTATAGATGCGCTTCATTGCAAAGTCTTAATCTTGTTGGCTGGAACACCGCAAACGTAACCGATATGTCGACTTTGTTTTATGGTTGTAGCGGATTGCAAGAGTTAAACACTTCTGGTTGGAATACGTCAAAAGTGACCAACATGGAAAGAATGTTTTACCTTGTGGGAGTTGAGCGATTAGACATCTCTAGCTTTGATATGACTAAAGTGCGGAATTCAACGAAAATGTTAAATGAGATGAGTAACCTACGCGTTATTATCATTGGCTCAAAAAATCGCCTTATCGATGCTGATTTATCAGAACCCAATTTTCCCGGAACTCGTAATAAGTGGGTAGCGGTAAATGGGGGAACTGAAAAGGACCCGCACGGAAACACGCTTTATACATCTCATAATCTTGATTTTAAAGGACCTTCTTCACCGGATACCTACGTTATTTCAGAACAAGTAATTATTGATGGCCACGATAGTACCATCATTGCAGGGCCAAATAGTAAATGGAGCCCAGCGGATAACTTCGACGAAGCATCGGATGGGACTGGGGCACCGGTTGACCTTAAAGACATTACGGTTACGGGCACGGTGGATCCGCAAACACCGGGTGATTATGATATCACGTATAGCTATACGGATGCGTACGGTCGCCATGGTAGTAAAACGATTACGGTCCACGTGGTTAAGTCTGAAGCAAGTATAAATGGTCATGACAGTACATTAATTGCTGGTCCAAATAGTAAGTGGACTGCAGCGGATAATTTTGACGAGGCAACCGACGCTGAAGGTAACCCGGTTGACTTAAAAAACGTCACGGTCCAAGGCAAAGTAGATCCTCATACCCCAGGAGACTATGAAGTTACCTACAGTTATACAGACGTTTCAGGTAACATAGTTAGTAAAACAATTACGGCCCACGTAATTGCCAGTCAAGCTAGCGTAGATGGTCATGATAGTACCCTAATTGCAGGACCCAACAGTAAGTGGAATTCAGCAGACAACTTTGACGGGGCAAAGGATGCCGAAGGCGATCCGGTTGACTTGAAGGACGTCACGGTCAAAGGTAATGTGAACTCCCAAGTGCCGGGAGACTACGAAGTAACCTACAGTTATACGGATGCGTATGGCAACACAGTTAACAAGACGATTACGGTCCACGTGATTGCTAGCCAAGTTAATATAGACGGTCATGATAGTACGCTAATTGCGGGGCCCAACAGTAAGTGGACCGCAGCAGACAACTTTGATGGAGCAACCGATGCCGAAGGTAACCCGGTTGACTTGAAGGACGTTACGGTCAAAGGTAATGTGAACCCCCAAGCGCCGGGAGACTACGAAGTAACCTACAGTTATACGGATGCGTATGGCAACACAGTTAGCAAGACGATTACGGTTCACGTAAAAGCCAGCCAAGTTAACGTAAATGGTCATGATAGTACGCTAATTGCTGGTCCAAATAGCAAATGGACCGCAGCAGACAACTTTGATGGAGCAACGGATGCCGAAGGAAATCCGGTTGACTTGAAGGACGTCACGGTCAAAGGTAATGTGAACCCCCAAGTCCCTGGTGACTACGAAGTAACTTACAGTTATACGGATGCGTATGGCAACACAGTTAGCAAGACGATTACGGTTCACGTAAAAGCCAGCCAAGCTAACGTAGACGGTCATGATAGTACGGTGATTGCTGGACCAAATAGCAAATGGACCGCCGCGGATAATTTCGATGGAGCAAAGGATGCCGAAGGTAACCCAGTTGACTTAAAAGACGTTACGGTCAAAGGTAGCGTGAACCCGCAAGTGCCGGGAGACTACGAAGTAACCTACAGTTATACGGATGCGTATGGCAACACAGTTAGCAAGACGATTACGGTTCACGTGATTAAGTCTGAAGCAAGTATAAATGGTCATGACAGTACTTTAATCGCTGGACCAAATAGCAAATGGACTGCCGCAGATAATTTCGACGGAGCAAAGGATGCCGAAGGTAACCCAGTTGACATAAAAGACGTTACGGTCAAAGGTAATGTGGACCCGCAAACACCTGGAGATTACGAAGTAACCTACAGTTACACGGATGCTTATGGCAACGTGGCTAGTAAAACAGTCATTGTACACGTAAACGAAAGTCAAGCGAGCATAGACGCTCACGATAGTACCATCATTGCAGGACCAAATAGTAAGTGGAATCCCGCAGACAATTTTGATGGAGCGACCAATGAATTTAAAGGTGGGGCTTCTCTTTCTGATGTTGTGGTAAAGGGAACCGTAAATCCGCAAGTTCCAGGTGATTATGAAATTACCTATAGTTATACCGATGCTTGTGGTAATGAAGTTAGCAAGATGGTGACGGTCCACGTGATTGCTAGCCAAGTTAGCGTAGACGGTCATGATAGTACGGTGATTGCTGGACCAGACAGTAAGTGGAATGCCGCGGATAATTTCGATGGAGCAACGGATGCCGAAGGAAATCCGGTTGACTTAAAGGACGTCACGGTTAAAGGTAGTGTAGATCCACAAACACCTGGAGATTACGAGATAACATACAGTTATACAGATGCTTATGGCAACACAGTTAGCAAGACGGTGACGGTCCACGTAATTACCAGCCAAGCTAGTGTAGATGGCCATGATAGTACGTTAATTGCGGGACCAGACAGTAAGTGGAATCCTGCGGATAACTTCGATGGAGCAACCGATGCTGAAAGTAATCCGGTTGACTTGAAGGATGTCACGGTTAAAGGCAACGTGAACCCGCAAGTTCCTGGCGATTATGAAGTAACCTACAGTTACACGGATGCATATGGCAACACAGTTAGCAAGACGATTACGGTTCACGTAATTGCTAGCCAAGTTAATGTAGATGGTCATGATAGTACGTTGATTGCAGGACCAAATAGTAAGTGGGATCCAGCAGACAACTTTGACGGGGCAACGGATGCCGAAGGAAATTCGGTTGACTTGAAGGACGTTACGGTCAAAGGTAGCGTAAATTCGCAGGTGCCCGGCGATTACGAAATTACGTATAGTTATACGGATGCATATGGCAATGTAGTTAGCAAGACGATTACGGTGCACGTGATCGCCAGCCAAGTTAATATAGACGGTCATGATAGTACGCTAATTGCGGGACCAGACAGTAAATGGAACCCCGCAGACAACTTTGATGGAGCAACGGATGCCGAAGGAAATCCGGTTGACTTAAAAGACGTTACGGTCAAAGGTAGCGTGAACCCGCAAGTTCCTGGAGACTACGAAGTAACCTACAGCTACACCGATATGTACGGCAACACAGTTAGCAAAACGATTACGGTGCACGTAAACGCCAGCCAAGCTAGTGTAGACAGTCATGATAGTACATTGATTGCGGGACCAGACAGTAAATGGAACCCCGCAGATAATTTTAATGGAGCAACGGATGCCGCAGGAAATTCGGTTGACTTAAAGGACGTAACGGTTAAAGGTAATGTAGATCCACAAACACCTGGAGACTACGAAGTAACCTACAGTTACACCGATATGTACGGCAACACAGTCAGCAAGACGATTACGGTGCACGTAAACGCCAGCCAAGTTAACGTAGACGGTCATGATAGTACGGTGATTGCCGGACCAGACAGTAAGTGGAATCCTACGGATAATTTCGATGGAGCAACGGATGCCGAAGGTAACCCGGTTGACTTGAAGGACGTCACGGTCAAAGGCAACGTGAACCCGCAAGTGCCGGGAAACTATGAGGTAACCTATAGTTACACGGATGCTTACGGCAACACAGTCAGCAAGACGATTACGGTCCACGTGGTTAAGTCTGAAGCAAGTATAAATGGTCATGACAGTACTTTAATCGCTGGTCCAAATAGCAAATGGACTGCCTCGGATAATTTCGATGGAGCAACGGATGCCGAAGGTAACCCGGTTGACTTGAAGGACGTTACGGTCAAAGGTAGCGTGAACCCGCAAGTCCCTGGAGACTACGAAGTAACTTACAGCTACACGGATGCTTACGGCAACACAATTAACAAGACGATTACGATCCACGTGATCGCCAGTCAAGTTAACGTAGGCGGTCATGATAGTACATTAATTGCCGGACCAGACAGTAAATGGAATCCAGCAGACAACTTTGATGGAGCAACGGATGCCGAAGGTAACCCGGTTGACTTGAAGGACGTCACGGTCAAAGGCAGCGTGAACCCGCAAGTCCCTGGAGACTACGAAGTAACTTACAGTTACACCGATGTGTACGGTAACACGGTTAGCAAGACGATTACGGTCCACGTGATTGCTAGCCAAGTTAACGTAGATGGTCATGATAGTACGGTGATTGCCGGACCAGACAGTAAATGGAATCCAGCAGACAACTTTGATGGAGCAACGGATGCCGAAGGTAACCCGGTTGACTTGAAGGACGTTACGGTCAAAGGTAGCGTGAACCCGCAAGTCCCTGGAGACTACGAAGTAACTTACAGCTACACGGATGCTTACGGTAACACAGTTAACAAGACGATTACGGTGCACGTAAACGCCAGCCAAGCTAGTGTAGACGGTCATGATAGTACCCTAATCGCTGGTCCAAATAGCAAATGGACTGCAGCGGATAATTTTGACGGAGCAAGGGATGCCGAAGGTAACCCAGTTGACTTAAAAGACGTTACGGTCAAAGGTAGCGTGAACCCGCAAGTCCCTGGAGACTACGAAGTAACTTACAGTTACACGGATGCGTACGGCAACACAGTTAGCAAGACGGTGACGGTGCACGTAAAAGCCAGCCAAGCTAGTGTAGACGGTCATGATAGTACATTAATTGCCGGACCAGACAGTAAGTGGAATCCAGCAGACAACTTTGATGGAGCAACCGATACTGAAGGAAATCCGGTTGACTTGAAGGACGTTACGGTCAAAGGTAGCGTGAACCCGCAAGTCCCTGGAGACTACGAGGTAACCTACAGTTACACGGATGCTTACGGTAACACAGTTAGCAAGACGGTGACGGTGCACGTAAACGCCAGCCAAGCTAGTGTAGACGATCATGATAGTACATTAATTGCCGGACCAGACAGTAAGTGGAATCCTGCGGATAATTTCGATGGAGCAACGGATGCCGAAGGTAACCCAATTGACTTGAAGGACGTTACGGTCAAAGGCAATGTAGATCCACAAACACCTGGAGACTACGAAGTAACTTACAGCTACACGGATGCTTACGGCAACACAGTTAACAAGACGATTACGGTCCACGTAACTGCTAGTCAAGAAACGGTGGACGGCCACGATATAACCGTTGTTGCGGGTCCCAATAGTACGTGGGATCCAGCAGAAGATTTCGACGGAGCGACGGATGCTGCAGGACATTCGGTTGACTTAAAAGATGTTACGGTCAAAGGCAATGTAGATCCACAAACACCTGGAGATTACGAAGTAACTTACAGTTACACCGATGCGTACGGCAACACAGTCAGCAAGACGGTGACGGTCCACGTAACTGCTAGTCAAGAAACGGTGGACGGCCACGATACTACCATTATTGCGGGTCCCAATAGTACGTGGAATCCGTTAGAAGATTTTGATGGCGCAAAAGACGCGGAAGGTAATCCAATTAGCCTAAAGGACGTGACGGTCAAAGGTAATGTAGATCCGCACACACCAGGCGATTATGAAGTAACCTACAGTTATACTGATGCGTATGGCAACCAAGTTGATAAGACCGTAGTTGTTCACGTGGTTGACAGTCAAGCAAGTGTTGCGGCTCATGATAGTACGATAGTTGGCGATGCTAATGCGAGCTGGAAGGCGGAAGACAATTTTGACGGGGCAACGGATGCAAATGGTAATTTAGTTGATTTTAGTGAGGTAACGGTTGAAGGGAAAGTAAATCCAAACGTAGCCGGTGATTACGTAGTAACGTACACTTATACAGATGCTTATGGCAACGTGGTAAGCAAACAGGTCGTGGTCCACGTGATTGCTGGAAAGGGATCTGATAACGATCAACCAACGCCGGACACGCCAAAATCAAATGATGATCCAGAAGACAATACTTCAAGTGATTCTTCAAGTAATGCTTCTAACGATACTGCGGATAACAATTCAGAAACTGATGATAATTTTGTTCCAACGCCAAACGTTCCGGAAACGCCAGCAAATCCAGCTGTTAAACAAGGACGAAATAATAATAAGCCTACAGAAACTAAATTTTTACCAAAGAGGTCGGTTGCTCAAAGTGAACCGGCAAATAAAACGACTGCTCGAAAATTGCCTCAAACAGGTGAGGTAAAGGATGAACTCAGCCTAGTAGGCATCTTAGGCTTATTAGTTGGTTTGATGGGCTTAGCATTTGGAATTAAAAGGAAAAAGCCCCGGGGATAA
- a CDS encoding MurR/RpiR family transcriptional regulator, translating to MNILETVEQKYPSLSRQERKIALKVIQHPSQVKKMNIGILAKKAEVSTATVTRFVKKMGCQDFSEFKLGLAEATSTITEDVNNAPLPDQVTNFYNQMITGTWKKIDQSALDEAVQLIKNAPRIFVFGLGSSGYNAQELSQRLLRMGINAFAPADSHTMYITSSIMQSDDLVIVLSVSGNSAEVNEATKLAKEHNLKVIAITAFDDSPLASMSDCKLFVQYSDFVDNTRFINSQLGIVYVIDVLSTMLLHDPDYKQHYQQTVEAILSRKLR from the coding sequence ATGAATATTCTTGAGACGGTGGAACAAAAATATCCTTCGTTATCGCGCCAAGAGCGTAAAATTGCGTTAAAAGTAATCCAACACCCTTCCCAAGTAAAAAAGATGAACATTGGCATTCTCGCCAAAAAAGCTGAAGTTAGTACCGCTACCGTGACCCGTTTTGTCAAGAAAATGGGGTGCCAAGATTTTAGTGAGTTTAAACTAGGTTTGGCAGAGGCAACCTCCACAATTACGGAGGACGTAAACAATGCCCCCTTGCCTGATCAAGTAACCAACTTTTATAACCAAATGATCACCGGAACGTGGAAAAAAATTGACCAATCTGCTTTAGACGAAGCTGTACAATTGATCAAAAATGCCCCCCGAATTTTCGTTTTCGGTTTGGGCAGCTCGGGATATAACGCTCAAGAATTATCACAGCGGCTCTTGCGTATGGGAATTAACGCATTTGCTCCGGCCGATAGCCATACAATGTACATTACCAGCAGTATTATGCAAAGTGATGACTTAGTAATCGTGCTTTCAGTTTCCGGAAACTCGGCAGAAGTCAACGAGGCCACTAAGCTAGCTAAGGAGCACAATCTTAAAGTCATTGCGATTACCGCGTTTGATGATAGCCCCCTAGCATCCATGAGCGATTGTAAATTATTTGTTCAATACAGTGATTTTGTGGACAATACCCGCTTTATTAACTCTCAACTAGGAATTGTCTATGTGATTGACGTCTTATCGACCATGCTCTTGCACGACCCAGACTACAAGCAGCATTACCAACAAACCGTAGAAGCAATTTTAAGTCGTAAGTTACGTTAA
- a CDS encoding DNA/RNA non-specific endonuclease, which translates to MSKRKKRRNSNNWWLVLIVAILGMFLKGNDVHQVTNNLLNQVMPQNAQTTKSVTDSQLSQLTFKSGDPAYIYVNHNRSTLNPKDWKTNRIDYGNLDRLNRTTQATGYLSRANLVKSNTRTSQTWNPTGWHQKRVRINGRSVEIQNRGHLLAYSVTGKFDQNGNFNPRKFGSLDNPKNLATQTAFSNQQTMQIFEERVRDALAKNKRVIYRVSTVFKGNDLMPIGYHSEAISTDGSLNFNVFIWNVQPGVRFDYTTGRSRVDRSMTVSQN; encoded by the coding sequence ATGAGTAAACGAAAGAAAAGAAGAAATTCTAATAACTGGTGGCTAGTTTTAATTGTGGCTATCTTGGGGATGTTTTTAAAGGGCAATGACGTTCATCAAGTAACGAACAACTTGCTTAACCAAGTAATGCCCCAAAATGCGCAGACAACCAAAAGTGTGACCGATAGCCAGCTATCACAATTAACGTTTAAATCAGGGGACCCGGCTTACATATATGTCAACCATAACCGGAGTACGTTAAATCCGAAAGATTGGAAGACCAACCGGATTGATTATGGTAATTTGGACCGTTTGAACCGGACGACCCAAGCAACTGGATATCTAAGCCGGGCTAATTTAGTAAAGTCGAACACCCGAACTAGCCAAACCTGGAATCCAACCGGTTGGCACCAAAAACGGGTTCGAATCAACGGACGTAGCGTTGAAATTCAAAACCGGGGCCACCTATTAGCCTATTCGGTAACAGGTAAGTTTGACCAAAACGGTAATTTTAATCCCCGTAAATTTGGTTCCCTAGATAATCCAAAGAACTTAGCTACGCAGACTGCCTTCAGCAACCAACAAACAATGCAGATTTTTGAAGAGCGAGTACGCGACGCTTTAGCGAAAAATAAACGGGTAATTTATCGGGTTTCTACGGTATTTAAAGGCAACGACTTAATGCCGATCGGTTACCATTCTGAAGCAATCTCGACGGATGGTAGCCTTAATTTCAACGTTTTCATTTGGAACGTTCAACCGGGAGTCCGGTTTGACTACACGACCGGGCGTTCCCGGGTTGACCGAAGCATGACGGTTAGCCAAAATTAA